One Pleuronectes platessa chromosome 20, fPlePla1.1, whole genome shotgun sequence DNA window includes the following coding sequences:
- the LOC128426156 gene encoding chromobox protein homolog 2-like, with amino-acid sequence MRLHPTFHVSKVKPVRESALVPAAPPPPPPHLINGGPSYTVRRILQTRRRGRGFQYLVDWEGYGPEDRSWVPGRNIVDHTLIRDFHRRNLNQTSRTRPPPRPHPPTESPNDSDDAEDRAGPPYSEEDDDTLPGTMEP; translated from the exons ATGCGGCTTCATCCCACGTTTCACGTCTCCAAGGTTAAACCGGTCCGAGAAAGCGCCCTGGTCCCTGCCGCGCCGCCTCCACCGCCTCCTCACCTCATCAATGGAGGTCCCTCCTACACTGTCCGTCGCATCCTGCAGACTCGCCGGCGTGGGAGGGGATTCCAGTACTTGGTGGACTGGGAGGGTTACGGCCCTGAAGACAGATCCTGGGTCCCCGGGAGGAACATCGTGGACCACACCCTCATCAGGGACTTTCATCGACGCAACCTCAACCAGACGTCCAGAACCAGGCCACCTCCCAGACCACATCCTCCGACGGAGTCCCCGAACGACAGCGACGACGCTGAGGACAGGGCGGGTCCCCCCTACTCTGAGGAGGACGACGACACTCTCCCCGGGACCATGGAG CCTTAA